Within the Maniola hyperantus chromosome 7, iAphHyp1.2, whole genome shotgun sequence genome, the region CTAATTGTAGTTAAGAGTTAAGTAATAAGGTTAATAGCTTAGGGTTTCtttctaatttattatttctcgTCTCGCACAGCTCACACGTTGCTTCTAAGTTTCGAACACGTGATGATGATTCAACCACCTTTATAACACAGCAATCAAAATGGCACTTCCTCTTGCATATAACACAGCTCCTATAATATATTTCATAAATTTTTTTACCACATTTCAAGCAGTAATCTTTAAAAGTCTTCATGTTTTTTGTTTCAGGTTTGTTTGACTGAACAGGTACAACAGTTCTTGCTAATTCTTCAGTCGTCTGAATGACTTGGTGATTTGGTATAAAACCAAAGTGGGCATGaaacggtgaataattattattagtgtcATCTTTCAGTTTtcttgattttaatattttaaagtccAATAAGTTATTCAAATGCCATTGTATTTCTTTCAAACCAATAGCCCAATTAGAAGTGTTTCGTGTCCTCATCCATGATTCTATAAGTAAAGTGGTTGTTTGTGATGCCCAATCAAGTTTATAAAGATTTCTTTTGAGTATTACACATGGCAAACATGGAAATACATCTGTAGATTTCAATATATCCATTAAAGTTGTATAAAATACATTACTTTCGCCAACTATTAAGTTTTCTGGTAATCCAAAATCAAGAAATATTTTCAAGAGTTCGTAAGCAACTACATGAATGTCTTTTGAGTATGTGGGTCTAATCAGAACATAATTGGTCAATGTGTCCACATAAACTATAATATGTGAGAATTTATTGTCAGGAGcggaatttaattttaatattgtacATAGAACAGAAAATTGGGAAATATAATTTGAACACTTTACATTCCAGTGGCTGTTAGACTGACACACGTTACAGGCTCTTACAAAAATAGATATAACAGTCGGTGGGATGAAATAGGTCGATTTTAATTTTGCCGCTATTTCACTAGACGGGGCATGGTGTTCAAGCAAATGTATTTCCGCTATTACGTCAAAACATTTAGTTGCTGGTAATACTTCCACTACAGGATCGTCAGGAATCCTTCTCTTTAAAATTAGTAATTCATCAGTATTACTGTCTTTAATGGTATCATATTTCATATagtagggttttttttttagatttaacaaataaaataaatgcgtTCTTACTTTCCTCGTCATATGGGAAGTATCTGATTTTGCTTCGCATGTGTTCAATTTCTTCAATATATCTCGTTTTACTTTCTTCGTGATCAAAAGATTCGTTTTTATGCAAATCAGCCATTTGAGCTTATGATAAAATTGTACAATAATAGTACGTAATTGTAATAGGTATCTACAATATTATGATTGGTAGATAATAATCTACCTAGGCACCTCGAAACAcgaattttgaaatgaaattcatTTTGAACTCACGGAACAAAAAACAgtcgattattattatcttcCACTGACCACTTCATGTAAATTAGAATATCTATATGTTGTAATATCTAAACACAAATAGATATTTTGAACTGCAAccataaacttaatttaaaggtTAAACTTTATTTATACCTTATTTTTATCAACAGAGAAACATTTTTAGGGGTCTGGGGTACACTCAGAGTATGATTAGTACCACAgatcactataatattataatatattctaggTCCATGACTAGTCTTGAGACTATATATTTCCATATATAGgtccatattattatctttgttGTGTTCCGAACCGCCACGAGGCTGCTATGTTTTAGGTGATAGACATATACCACTATCACGTGTGCAAAAGAGATAGAACCAAAGTGTCGGCGCTATACAGTTCAAAAAGCTAAGGTCGACCGAGTATACCGTGGAATGTactaaattattataggtaggttaaaaatatgataaagttGGTGTTATTTTGGTTTAATTGTTTCAGCAAAGAATATACCTAATAACTACAAATTTaatggatttttattttctgatcttttgaaatttttattttgtgttacCTTAGCTGGTAGCTGCTAGCGCCATCTATTGGCATTTTACAGTACTACAAAGGAAGCTCTGAAGTC harbors:
- the LOC117984031 gene encoding KRAB-A domain-containing protein 2-like, with the protein product MTRKVRTHLFYLLNLKKKPYYMKYDTIKDSNTDELLILKRRIPDDPVVEVLPATKCFDVIAEIHLLEHHAPSSEIAAKLKSTYFIPPTVISIFVRACNVCQSNSHWNVKCSNYISQFSVLCTILKLNSAPDNKFSHIIVYVDTLTNYVLIRPTYSKDIHVVAYELLKIFLDFGLPENLIVGESNVFYTTLMDILKSTDVFPCLPCVILKRNLYKLDWASQTTTLLIESWMRTRNTSNWAIGLKEIQWHLNNLLDFKILKSRKLKDDTNNNYSPFHAHFGFIPNHQVIQTTEELARTVVPVQSNKPETKNMKTFKDYCLKCGKKIYEIYYRSCVICKRKCHFDCCVIKVVESSSRVRNLEATCELCETRNNKLERNPKLLTLLLNS